In Candidatus Eisenbacteria bacterium, the sequence TCCGAACCAGGTCCGAGAGAAAGAGAACCGACCCCTTCAGCAGGCCGATCAGGACGGGAACGCGCCCCGCGTAGTCGCGGGATATCTGCTCTCCCAGCTCGCGGACCCGCCGCTCGATCTGGTCGCCTGTAAGAAGGACCTCCGTCTCAGCCTCCGCGCGGGCCGTTGACCCGCACCCCTCCTCCGGGGTACTTTGCCTGTCCGACTCGCATCCCAGGGTTACCGGCACGCCAAGAGATCCATCCGGCAGCCTCAGGCAGTGTAAAGGACCGCAATCGGGCGGTCTATGGGGAGTGAAGCTTGATACTGAGGGGCGTGACCTGCCTCACGATGGACCGGAAGCGGACGGTCATCGAGGCGGATATCAGGATCGATCGACGGGGCCGGATCGCGGCCCTTCTGCCCCCGGGGCGCGGGGGATCCCGCGGCGAGGAAGAGGTCTTCCTGCCGGGTCGGATCGCCATCCCCGGGCTCGTCCAGACCCACGTGCACCTCTGCCAGACGATCATGAGGGGCCTCGCCGATCGCCTTCCGCTCTCCCTGTGGCTCAGGAGCCGCATCTGGCCCCTCGAGGCCGCCCACGACGCATCGACGGTGGAAGCGTCTGCGGCTCTCGGCCTCCTCGAGCTGGCCACGGGCGGAACGACAGCGATCCTCGACATGGGGACCACAAGACACACCGAGGCGATCCTGCGTGCGGCCGAGAGGTCCGGCCTGAGAGTCGTGACCGGCACGGCCTTGATGGACGAGGGACGGGGCGTCCCCCGCTCGCTTCTGCGGGAAGTCGGAGACGCCCTCGCCGAGACCGAGCGCCTGCTGCGCGCGAAGAGGTCCAAGCGTGTCGGCCTCTGCCTCGCCCCGCGATTCATCCCTTCCGTCAGCGAGCGGGGCTGGCGCGCGGTCGTGGCGATGGCCCGGCGCCACGATCTCTTGATCCACACCCACGCGTGCGAGACGCGGACGGAGGTCGAGATGGTTCGCCGGAAGACGGGATCGACTCCGTTCGTCTATCTCGACCGCATCGGCGCCGCGGGCCGGCGCCTTCGCGCGGCGCACGCGATCTGGCTGTCGGCGGCCGATCGCGCCGTGCTCAAGCGGACCGGCTCGGCCGTGGTCCACTGCCCGGGCAGCAACGCGAAGCTCGGCTCGGGCACGGCCGACGTCCGTTCGCTCCGGAGGGCTGGAGTCCCGGTCGGCATCGGCTGCGACGGAGCGGCCTGCAACAACAGGCTCGATCTCCTCGACGAGATGCGCCGGGCGGCCTCCGCGATCGCCGCGCTCCACGGACCCGCCGCCGTGGATCCCTCCGAGATCCTCGCCATGGGCACGATCGATGGGGCCCGCCTTCTGCGGATGGAGCAGGAGATCGGGAGCAT encodes:
- a CDS encoding amidohydrolase family protein, which translates into the protein MILRGVTCLTMDRKRTVIEADIRIDRRGRIAALLPPGRGGSRGEEEVFLPGRIAIPGLVQTHVHLCQTIMRGLADRLPLSLWLRSRIWPLEAAHDASTVEASAALGLLELATGGTTAILDMGTTRHTEAILRAAERSGLRVVTGTALMDEGRGVPRSLLREVGDALAETERLLRAKRSKRVGLCLAPRFIPSVSERGWRAVVAMARRHDLLIHTHACETRTEVEMVRRKTGSTPFVYLDRIGAAGRRLRAAHAIWLSAADRAVLKRTGSAVVHCPGSNAKLGSGTADVRSLRRAGVPVGIGCDGAACNNRLDLLDEMRRAASAIAALHGPAAVDPSEILAMGTIDGARLLRMEQEIGSIEPGKAADLTILNPAAAPGMCPSGPDPHGRVLYGAGREHVEQVWVEGRMIVKRGRMAGFPAATILRDAGQAAHKIQERMEARCRSRSR